The following nucleotide sequence is from uncultured Flavobacterium sp..
TATGGTAATGCATCAACTGCAAGAAGTTGTGGTTAAGAATTATAATGGGATTAATGCGACTTCTTTAGGGATTATTCCTCAAGGGCAAAAAAGATATACAGAAGCCGAAAGAAAATTGCGTACTGCCACTGCTTTAAATCCTGAGGCTAATGCAGGAACAATGGCGGGAGGTTCTATTTCTGCAGATCCTGTGTTTAATTTTTTTTCCGGTCGTACGGCAATGTTAAAAAAAGAAGTTATAGTTGAAAAGAAAGAAGCTTTTATGAAACTTTTAGAACGTATGTTTAGTATTGATCATTTTGTAAACAGATTGCAAATTCCGCTTGAGTACGTAAAAGGATTTGAATATTATGCAGTCGATAATGATAAGTTTACAGTAATTTTGAATTCGAATAATAAAACTTCGACAGAGTTTTTATTAGCAGAATTAGCTGTAAAATACAAAGAAATAATAGCGAGTGAAAACAAATAACAGCATATTAATTTTTCTTCTAATGGTGGCTCAGATTAGTTTTGGGCAAAACACTGCTTCAAAAGAAATCATGGGGCAGATTGTAGAAAAAACAACTTCGGTTGACGGTGTAAATATTATCAATAATACTACACAGGTTTCTACTACGTCAGATCCAAACGGAATGTTTTCGATTCCTGGGAAAGAAGGCGATGTTTTGGTTTTTTCATCGGTTAATTTAGAACCTTTCAAACATAGAATCACTGCAGAGGATTTGACTGTAAGTTCGATTTTGATACGAATGACAGCAAAAGAAATCGAACTAAAAGAAGTTGTCGTAAATGAAAATGCCAATATTACGGCAGAAAATTTAGGTATAATTCCGTACGGACAAAAAAAATATACACCAGCAGAGAGAAAAGTTTATACCGCAACTTCGACTTCTGTCGATAAGTTGCTGAATATGATTTCGGGACGAACTACAATGCTTAAAAAAGAGGTAAATGTAGAGAAAAAGGAGATGTTGTTTAGAAAAATGGAATACCTTTTTGAAGAGAATTATTACACAGACAGATTGAAAATTCCGGTCGATGACATCAAAGGATTTCAGTTATATTGTGTAGATGATGCCGATTTTGCCGTATCTTTGAATACTAAAAACAAAACAATGAGTATGTTTTTAATAACAGATTTAGCAAGAAGATATTTAATAATTCTCGAAAATGAAAAATAGACTAGGAATACTCGTTGTATGCTTATTTTGCCAGATTGCACTGGGACAAAATAATTCAAGGAAGCCATTACATGGGCAAGTTGTTAATAATACTCTGGCTATAGAAAGTGGTTATGTAATGAATATTAGTGCAAAGGTTAGGACTTTTATTGGTTCAGGAGGATTGTTTGATATTATGGCAAAACCTAAAGATACTTTAGTGTTTTCAGGTTTGGCATTTCAGGCAAAAAAAGTCGTTCTGACTGAAAAAGACTGCTCAGTTGTACTTTATCAAATTCAACTGGATTTAGCAAACAATCAGTTGAAGGAAGTTGTGGTTAATAATAAAGATTTAAAAGTAAAATCACTGGATAAAAATTCTCAGAAATATGTTGATATGCAGTTTGAAGATGACAAACAATCTACTGCAAAAAATATAGCAATGTATTCTGATCAAACGATTAAATACGGAATGGATTTTGTTCGAATTTTTAAAGATGTGAAAAAAGCACTGACGAAAAATGAGGATGTTAAACCGGAAGTTATAGATGACCTGGCTTTTGTTAAATATTCAAGAGCAAATTTCACAAAAGATTTCTACACAAAAACATTAGGTTTAAAAGAAGATGAAATAGACTTGTTTTTGATGTATTGCTCAAACGATCAGGAATCTAAAAAACATTTACAGCCAGATCAGAAATTTGAATTGATGGATTTCATGGTTAATAAAAATAAAGAATTTCAAAAATCAAATGTTGTCGAAAAATAGACTGATTTTTCCTCTTTTAGGATTATTGTTTTTATCGCTTTCTGCTTTTGCATTCCATAAGTTTTATATGGGTGTTTTTCAGGTCAATTACGCGGCCGAAAAAAAAATGATTCAAATTACTTCCCGAATCTTTGTAGATGATCTGAACAACGGTATCGAAAAAAAATACCATAAAAAAACATACATCGGCACTGAGAAAGAAACTCAGGCCGATGTTGATTTATTAAAGAAATACCTTTCTGAAAATTTCACAATAAAAATAAACGGACAATTAAAACCAATAACTTTTTTGTCTAAAGAAGTAGAATCTGATGATGTTTTGGTTTGTTATTCCAGAATAAAAGATGTTGAAAAGTTTAAAACAATTGAAATTTCAAATACTATTTTGGTCGATTGGAATGCTGAACAACAGAATATTACACATATTACTGCATTTGGTACAAAAAGAAGTGTTCTCTTTACAGAATCTTCAAGGAAAGAATTGTTAAAGTATTAAATAATATATAAAACTATTAATTTAATTGTTATTTTCACACCCTGACAAAATTACCATTAAAAATTTATGAAAAAACTTTCATTATTATTGCTTTTTCCTGCAATACTTATCGCTCAGGAAAAAACTGCCACCACCGTTGCGCCTAAACAACAAGGTAAATATGATACGAACAAATTCAGTCAAATGTATGATTTGTTGGCAACACCAAATATGTTTCGTACAGCAGCCGGTGCACCGGGACCAGCATATTATCAACAACAGGCAGATTATAAAATTGATGTTGAATTAGATGATAAAAATTCAAAATTAAGTGGTTCTGAAACGATTACGTATTCAAACAATTCTCCGGATAGTTTAGAGTATTTATGGGTTCAGTTAGATCAAAATCAGGCAAAAGCAAATACACAATCTACTTTAGCCGAAAGCGAAAAAATAAATCCTGTTTTACCATTAGATGGTTTTTCAAGTAAATATTTGAAAAAAGATTTAGAGCGTGGTTTTAATATTGAATTTGTAAAAGATGCAAAAGGAAATGCAATGTCTTATACAATCAATGAAACTATGATGCGTATTAATCTGGTAAGTCCTTTAAAACCGGGAGAAAAAATCTCATTTTCGGTAAAATGGTGGTATAACATCAATAACTATAGAAAAGAAGCTGGAAATGGACGTTCAGGTTATGAATTATTCGAAAAAGACGGAAATAAAATATATGTAATTGCTCAGTTTTATCCTAGAATGGCTGTTTACAACGATGTTGAAGGATGGCAAAATATGCAATTCTGGGGAAGCGGAGAATTCGCATTACCTTTTGGGAATTTTGATGTAAATATTACCGTTCCGGCAGATCACGTAATCGATGCAACAGGAGAATTGACAAACAGAGCAGAAGTTTTTACTCCGGAACAGGTAAAACGTTACGAACAAGCTCAGAAATCATTTGATAAACCGGTTGTAATTGTTACACAAGCAGAAGCAGAAGTAACTGAAAAAGGTTTCTCTGAAAAGAAAAAAACCTGGAAATTTAGTGCTAAAAATGTTCGTGATTTTGGAATTGCTTCGTCAAGAAAATTCATTTACGATGCAATGGCTGTAAAATTAGGAGGTAAAATTGTAATGGCAGAGTCAGTTTATCCAAAAGAAGCAAATCCGCTTTGGGGAGAAACTTCGACAATGACTATAGCGCATACTTTAAAAAGTTATTCATCACATACATTTGATTATCCTTATCCAAAAGCAGTATCAGTTTCTGCAGAAGATCAGGGAATGGAATATCCAATGATTTGCTGGAATTATGGTCGTCCTGACGAAAATGGAGTGACAAGTAAAGAAGTTAAAAACGGAATGATTGGCGTTGTAATTCACGAAGTAGGACACAACTTTTTCCCGATGATTGTAAACTCTGACGAGCGTCAATGGACTTGGATGGATGAAGGTTTGAATTCATTTATGCAATATATGGCGGAACAGGAATTAGATCCAAATTTTCCTTCAAGACGTGGTCCTGCAAAAAATATTGTTCCTTACATGAGTGGAGATCAAAAGTTTTTAGAGCCAATTATGTCAAACTCTGAAACCATTGCTCAATTTGGAAATAACGCTTACGGAAAACCGGCAACAGGACTTAATCTTTTAAGAGAAGTTGTTATGGGACGTGAATTGTTTGATTATGCTTTTAAAACATACGCAAACAGATGGAAGTTCAAGCACCCAACTCCTGAAGATTTCTTTAGAACTATGGAAGACGCTTCTGCCGTAGATTTAGATTGGTTTTTTAGAGGATGGTTTTATTCAACAGATTTCGTAGATATCGGAATAAAAGAGGTGAAACAATATTATGTTTCTGAAACTCCAACAGCTGATATCAAAGATGTAAAAGTTAAAAAAGGACGTTTCGGATTTGATAAAGGACCATTTGTATACTTAGTTTCCAGCGATAATGCCGAGGTTAGCGCTTCGACTAAAAAACCGTTGAAAGTAGCTGATTTTAAATTATTGTCAGATTATGTAGATCAAACTTTTACAGCAGAAGAAAAAGCAAGTTTAAAATCGCCTAAATATTTCTATGAAGTAGAATTTAATAAGCCAGGCGGAATGATTATGCCAATTCTTGTTGAGATCACTTATGAAGATGGTATAAAACAAAACTATCAGTATCCGGCTCAAATCTGGAGAAAAAATAATGATACAGCTAAGAAAGTTTATGCAACTGATAAAGCGATCAAAAGCATTCAGATCGATCCAAAATTAATGACGGCTGATATTGATGTGACCAATAATTCATGGCCAAAAACAGAAGAAAAGTCAAAATTTGATTAAAGATAAAAGGAAAAAGACTCTGAAAAGAGTCTTTTTTTTTAAGTAAATTTTAAAACTGTCAGCTACAAAATTTAATATCTTTGTGGCATATAAAAATTAAAGATATGTTTGGTATAGGAGGAGGAGAATTAGTTTTCATACTATTTATAGTTCTAATGCTTTTTGGTTCAGACAAAGTGCCGGAAATTGCCCGTACAATGGGTAAAGCAATGGCACAATTGAAAAATGCAACCAACGATATTAAAAGTGAAATTCAGAAAGGTGCCGAGGCTAATGGTCTTGATACAAAATCCCTTACTGATATAACAGGAAATATCAACGCCCAAATAAATGATGCGAAATCTAACATATTGGGTGATTCGACTAATTTATTAGGAGATACTGCAACAGAAATAGATAAAGTAAAAGAAGACATCGATTCTATCTCAGGACCTGTAAAACGCCAAATGTAATGCTCGAAAAAATAAAAGAATTAGATACAAATCTATTTGTATACCTTAACGGATTAGGTTCAGAAACATACGATAAACTTTGGCTTATTATTACCAGTCAATTGAATTGGACACCATTTTTTCTACTTCTTTTTTATCTTATTTATAAAAAAGTAGGAGGAAAGCAAACTTTGTATATTGTATTATTTATAGCTGTTTTGTTGACTTTTACAGATCAGGTAACCAATTTGTTTAAATACAATTTTCAGCGTCTGCGTCCGTGTAATAATCCCGAAATCAATTCGTTTATTCGCGTAGTTCAGGTTAGAAATTCATATAGTTTTTTCTCTGGTCATGCTGCTAATACAATGGCGGTTGCCACGTTTTTATTCTTAGTCTTAAAACGTCATTTCAAGTATTTAGGATTCTTGTTTTTATGGCCGTTAATCTTCGCTTATAGCCGAATTTACTTAGGATTGCACTATCCGGGAGACATTCTAACAGGATATTTCTTTGGAGCACTTTTCGGATCTTTACTTTATTTAGTATACAGAAAGCTAAAACCACAATATTTTCCGGGATAGTTTTTTGGAGCTATTTCCAGCTGTACGCTATATCTTTTGTTTTTTAAAGAAAAAAACAAAAGGATGCCGCTTCCATCTGGGCTAGGACTCTAGTTTTCAAAAGAAAATTAAGATCAAATTTGAATTACCTCCTGCTTCAGTTGGAGGACTAAAAATTCAACTCAATATAAAAGGCTTTAGTCAAAACACAATGTTTTGGCTAAAGCCTTTTTTAATTTAAAGAAAGTTCAGAACCTTAGCAAATCAGCATCTTAGTTACTTTGAAGAATTGTTTTTTCGCTCCATTGTAATCCATCAGGAAGTTCTTGTTTGCTGAACTCGATATGAATAACTCTTCTTCTTTCGTTATTTGTAGTTTTGTTTGAAGCATGAAACAATAAAGGTTTCATAATCATGATTCCGCCTTTTTCAACTTCGCAGATTGTTTCTTTTTCACTTTCAATCGAAAGATTTTCGACTCTCAAAATTCCTTTTGAATGTGAATTGTTTATGACTTTCAAAGCGCCATTATCTTTGGTAGTTTTATCAATATGAATTCGTATTGTAAAATTATTTTCAAGGATTTCTTTGGGAGGTCGAACTGCAAATTGATTTTGCTTTACAGTCCAGTTTTCGAAATTTTCGACTTCGATTTTTTTATCAACCGAAATAGTTAAATCCTGATGATAAGCCACAAACCAATTCGACTTCTCGGGTTTGTCAAAATAGATTGATTTCGTTATAAAATACCCTTTACCAAAAGTTGATTCAATAATTTCTTTTAAATTTTGATTGAAAATAAAAGGTAAAGTTTCAGGAATTTCTCTATGAAATTGCCTTATTGCAAACAAATCCTGAGATTTTCTAAAAGTTGCATTTTCATTTGAATTTTCCGTTACATTTTCAATTAATGAAATTAGTTTCTCAATTTCATTTTCAGAATAGATATTATCGATAATTGCAAAACCTTCGGAATTTATTTCGGTGCTGTAATTCATCATTAAAGTAATTGTTGAATAGCCTCCAGCTAAAGCTGGAGGCTATTCATTTTTTTAATTCTATAAAACCCTGCTCACTGTCAATCCATCACGAATTGGTAATAAAACTGTTTCAACTCTAGGATCATTTTTTAGAAGTGAATTATACTCTAAAAGCACTTTTGTACTAATGTCATTTGGGTGAACAGGTTCCAGAATTTTTCCGCTCCATAAAACATTATCAGATAAAATGATTCCGCCTTTATTCATTTTCGGAACAATCATTTCCCAATAATTCAGGTAGTTTTCTTTATCGGCATCAATAAAAACCAAATCAAACTTAACATCCAGAGTTGGGATAATATCAACTGCTTCTCCTAAATGCTGAAAAATTTGCTTTCCCCAAGCAGAGGCATCAAAATATTTGCGTTGAAAATCAATTAATTCTTCTTTAATGTCAATGGTGTGTAATTGTCCATTTTCCTGCATTCCTTCGCATAAACATAAGGCAGCGTATCCAGTATAAGTTCCGATTTCAAGAATATTTACCGGACGAATTAATTTAGACAGCATACTTAAAACACGACCTTGAAAATGTCCGCTTAACATTCTTGGTAAAAGTATTTTCTGGTACGTTTCCTTGTTTAATTTCGCCAATAATTCTGGTTCGTTTTCAGAATGTTGCTCGATATAATCTTCTAAGTCTTGTGATATAAAATGCATGTTATTGATCTTCTAAATTTGAAGAGCAAAAATACAAAAAATATTGGCTCACTTTTTTGCATAAAAAAAACCATTCCGTAAAACGGAATGGTTTCATTTTTGAATATGGAAGAAACTATTTTTTCAAAGCATCATTAACTTCCTTAGCAGTTTTTACTGTTCCGTCTTTAGCAGCTTTAGCAGCATTTTCTACTTTTTCAGCGCCTTTTTTAGTAGCATCTTTTACGTCCTCAGCGGCTTTTTTAGTAGCATCTTTTACATCTGTAGCAGCATTTTCTGTTTTGCTGACAGCACTGTCTTTTACTTCTTTAATATCTGTTGTTAAAGAATCAACTTTGTTTCCAAGAGTTAACTCGTCTTCTGCTGGTTTTGGTTCTTTCTTTTCACAAGATTGAACAGCGAATGCTAATAAAGCGATAACAGCTAAGCTTAAAATTTGTTTTTTCATGATGAATAATTTTTTTAGGTTATAAAATTTAAAGGTTATAAAGCTGAAAAATAAAGATACACATTTTTAAATGATTGAGCTCTTTGTAAGATTATTTTTCTTTTGAGAGCAAAAACAATACTCGTGCCAAATTTTTATTTTTAGATCTGAAGCTTTAAATTTTTTTAAGAAAATTCACTTTTTAAAAACAAGACTATGATTATTGTTAAGTTATTATTTGATAACTAAAGTATTTTCGTTTTTTGAAAAATCGGTTAAAGTAATATTGAAAAGCACAGTTAACTCTTTACCAGCTTTAACGACTCCAAGTGCTGCTGATGGAGCTGTCATTTCAAAATCAGCAAAAGTCATACGATTAGAACCTTGTAAAACAAAAGTGTCGCTATCATTTGATGATACTCTTACTTGAGTTTTGTAATCTTTGCTTACGCCGGCAATAGTATAGGTTCCGGTTAGAAGCCATGTTGTTTCGTTTACTTTATCAGCAGATTTTAGAATATATTTAATGTTTTTATATGTTTTGGTATCTAAAGCTTCATAAGCCACATTATCCATGCTGGTTTTGCTGCTTTTTATGCTTTCGGCTAATAATGTAATCGTTAAATTTTTAATGTCTATTAGTTTTGAATCCGTAACGATTAAATTGGCGCCACCAGTTCCTTCTGAAGATCTCATTGTCCAATCATGTATGTTAGAAGTTCCTGCAACTTCAAAAGTTGATTTTGATAAGCTATATCTCCTTTGTGCGTTTAGTTGTAATGATAATGTGATTACTACTGCTAATAAAATTGATTTGATCGTTTTCATCTGAATGTGGTATTTAGTTAAATCTTAGATCTGGTTATGGTTTTGATTATAAGATCAGATCTTTTTCCTGAGTCAAATTTATTACGAAGGAATTGTAAAAGAGCTGATAAAAATCATGGTTAGAATTTTATTAAAGACTTATAATAAACAATTGAAATTCTCAAAGAATATTTTTCGTTTTATTGATTTTTGAGCAATAATGGTTCTAAAAACCAATAAAAAATGACAAAAGTGATTAACTTTGCACCATGCAAATCGAGAAAAAAGACATAAGAGCCTTATCAAAAGATCAATTGCGAGATTTTTTTGTCGCAAATAACGACAAAGCTTTTCGCGGAAATCAGGTGTATGAATGGTTGTGGAGTAAAGGAGCACATAGTTTTGACGATATGACGAATGTTGCCAAAGCAACACGTTCTATGCTTGAAGAGAATTTTGTAATCAATCATATTAAGGTTGATACTATGCAGCGCAGCAGTGACGGAACTGTAAAAAATGCCGTTCGCTTACATGATGGTTTGGTAGTAGAATCTGTTTTAATTCCAACCGAAACCAGAACAACAGCTTGTGTTTCTAGTCAGGTAGGTTGTAGTTTAGATTGTAATTTCTGTGCTACTGCACGTTTAAAAAGAATGCGAAATCTGGAACCGGGAGAAATCTACGATCAGGTTATTGCCATTGACAAAGAAAGCCGTTTGTATCACAATCACCCACTTTCGAATATTGTTTTTATGGGAATGGGAGAACCTTTGATGAATTATAATAATGTAATCAAAGCTATCGATATGATTACCTCTCCGGAAGGTTTAGGAATGTCACCAAAACGTATTATGGTATCGACTTCCGGAATTCCGAAAATGATTAAAAAGATGGCAGATGATGATGTGAAATTCAAATTGGCAGTTTCTTTGCATTCGGCTATTGATGAAATTCGTGCACGGATCATGCCTTTCAGTAAAAACTTTCCATTGGCAGAATTGAGAGAATCATTAGAATATTGGTATAGAAAGACAAAAAATAAGATTTCGTACGAATATGTAGTCTGGAAAGGAATCAATGACGATAAAGCTTCAATTGATGCATTGGTGAAATTCTGTAAATATGTGCCATGTAAGGTCAACTTAATCGAATACAACCCAATTGATGACGGAGAGTTTCAACAAGCTTCTGAGGAGTCTATTATGGCTTATATAAAAGCTTTAGAAAATATTGGTGTTGTTGTGAAAGTACGCCGCAGCCGCGGAAAAGATATTGATGCAGCTTGCGGGCAATTGGCAAATAAAGAAGCAGAAATGTAGAGAAATATTCCGTTAGGAATAATTGATCGGTAGAAATAAAAATATTGGCAAAGTGAATTTGTTCCATAGGAACATCTGATCGCATCATTACATAAGAAAAAGCATTAAAAACGAGAGATATTCCTGTTCTTAATGCTTTTTTTGGAGACGAAAAGAACTCCTATTTTTTCAAATCAATTTCTTCTGTTACTCCATCTTTTGTTACTTTGGCCAGAGTGTCACAGCTTCCATCTCCAAAATCAACAACAGCAACAGCTCCGTTTTTGGTAATAGAAACAACCCCTTTTACAGCAAATGGTTTTCTGCATGATGCGTCAAATTCAAGTGGAGTTGTAATTTCTGCCGACAAAGTATCTCCATTAGGAAAAGTGGTAGATCCGCTTCCGGTTACTAAAAAAACATTGTCTTCCCAGTCAAACCAAGTATCATAACCGGCAACCATTTCTTTTGTCAATGAACCTTTTCTGGTATAAACACCACCATCATCAAAAGTAATAGTCATGTCGATCGTTGCGGTAGAAACCGGATGTGCTGTTACCAATAAATTAGTAGTTTTTATAGTTCTAACGATGCTTTTGCTTCCTTGAAGTTTTTTGCCATTATGATAAAATCCGTCAAAAGTATAACTGATAGTTTGAGTAGAAGAAGAGAAATCGTTGGAGAATGAAATAACCATTTTACCTTTAACAACGTTTCCGTTTTCCAGCGTACATCCGTCAACGCCAAAATCGATTGTTTTTGTCCAGGTATTGTTCGTTAAAATTGTTGTAATAGTTGCACAACTTGGTAAAAAGCTTTTTACGGGACCGCTGGGTTTAGCCGTAATATTTTGTTGTGCGTTAAATTGATCTTCAGCAATATTAGTCACATCTTCAATTGAGGCATCAATTTTAGAAGTAGTAATAATTTCATTGTTAGAAATTGCTGCAGTAGTTCCGCCATTTGTTTTTTCATCAGAATTACAACTAACAAAAAAAGATAAAGCGACTAATGTTCCAATAAATAAAACTTTTGTTTTCATAGTAAATAGTTTAAGGGGGTTACTTTAAAAAAATGAATTCAAATTAGGCTTTATAAAAAACGTTCTTGGTAGAGTTTTTTTAGTTAATGCATAAATTATTATTATACTAACTTAAAATAGACAACGTTTTTTTATTTAAAATAGTATATTTGGAATCGAAATGAATATTACTTCTCAAATAAAACAGCCCATCTTTAACGAGATGGAACTTTTTGAAAAAAAGTTCCATGAATCGATGACCTCAAAGGTGGCTTTACTGAACCGTATTACCTATTATATAGTGAATAGAAAAGGAAAACAAATGCGTCCGATGTTTGTTTTTCTAACTGCTAAAATGGTTTCAGGTGGTATTGTAAACGAGCGAACGTATCGTGGTGCATCTGTAATTGAGCTTATTCATACCGCAACTTTAGTACATGATGACGTAGTGGATGATAGTAATCGCCGCCGCGGATTTTTCTCTATCAATGCACTTTGGAAAAATAAAATTGCCGTTTTGGTTGGGGATTATTTACTTT
It contains:
- a CDS encoding carboxypeptidase-like regulatory domain-containing protein, whose product is MINKVACILMVVLGQTSWSQSQDRSVINGKISSNTSDLEGVYVINAQTEAMTTTDETGAFSISAKEGDTLVFSSIQFRENRVLLTAENFSDLHFTVKLNMVMHQLQEVVVKNYNGINATSLGIIPQGQKRYTEAERKLRTATALNPEANAGTMAGGSISADPVFNFFSGRTAMLKKEVIVEKKEAFMKLLERMFSIDHFVNRLQIPLEYVKGFEYYAVDNDKFTVILNSNNKTSTEFLLAELAVKYKEIIASENK
- a CDS encoding carboxypeptidase-like regulatory domain-containing protein, whose translation is MKTNNSILIFLLMVAQISFGQNTASKEIMGQIVEKTTSVDGVNIINNTTQVSTTSDPNGMFSIPGKEGDVLVFSSVNLEPFKHRITAEDLTVSSILIRMTAKEIELKEVVVNENANITAENLGIIPYGQKKYTPAERKVYTATSTSVDKLLNMISGRTTMLKKEVNVEKKEMLFRKMEYLFEENYYTDRLKIPVDDIKGFQLYCVDDADFAVSLNTKNKTMSMFLITDLARRYLIILENEK
- a CDS encoding DUF6702 family protein, which gives rise to MLSKNRLIFPLLGLLFLSLSAFAFHKFYMGVFQVNYAAEKKMIQITSRIFVDDLNNGIEKKYHKKTYIGTEKETQADVDLLKKYLSENFTIKINGQLKPITFLSKEVESDDVLVCYSRIKDVEKFKTIEISNTILVDWNAEQQNITHITAFGTKRSVLFTESSRKELLKY
- a CDS encoding M1 family metallopeptidase, whose translation is MKKLSLLLLFPAILIAQEKTATTVAPKQQGKYDTNKFSQMYDLLATPNMFRTAAGAPGPAYYQQQADYKIDVELDDKNSKLSGSETITYSNNSPDSLEYLWVQLDQNQAKANTQSTLAESEKINPVLPLDGFSSKYLKKDLERGFNIEFVKDAKGNAMSYTINETMMRINLVSPLKPGEKISFSVKWWYNINNYRKEAGNGRSGYELFEKDGNKIYVIAQFYPRMAVYNDVEGWQNMQFWGSGEFALPFGNFDVNITVPADHVIDATGELTNRAEVFTPEQVKRYEQAQKSFDKPVVIVTQAEAEVTEKGFSEKKKTWKFSAKNVRDFGIASSRKFIYDAMAVKLGGKIVMAESVYPKEANPLWGETSTMTIAHTLKSYSSHTFDYPYPKAVSVSAEDQGMEYPMICWNYGRPDENGVTSKEVKNGMIGVVIHEVGHNFFPMIVNSDERQWTWMDEGLNSFMQYMAEQELDPNFPSRRGPAKNIVPYMSGDQKFLEPIMSNSETIAQFGNNAYGKPATGLNLLREVVMGRELFDYAFKTYANRWKFKHPTPEDFFRTMEDASAVDLDWFFRGWFYSTDFVDIGIKEVKQYYVSETPTADIKDVKVKKGRFGFDKGPFVYLVSSDNAEVSASTKKPLKVADFKLLSDYVDQTFTAEEKASLKSPKYFYEVEFNKPGGMIMPILVEITYEDGIKQNYQYPAQIWRKNNDTAKKVYATDKAIKSIQIDPKLMTADIDVTNNSWPKTEEKSKFD
- a CDS encoding twin-arginine translocase TatA/TatE family subunit, with the protein product MFGIGGGELVFILFIVLMLFGSDKVPEIARTMGKAMAQLKNATNDIKSEIQKGAEANGLDTKSLTDITGNINAQINDAKSNILGDSTNLLGDTATEIDKVKEDIDSISGPVKRQM
- a CDS encoding phosphatase PAP2 family protein gives rise to the protein MLEKIKELDTNLFVYLNGLGSETYDKLWLIITSQLNWTPFFLLLFYLIYKKVGGKQTLYIVLFIAVLLTFTDQVTNLFKYNFQRLRPCNNPEINSFIRVVQVRNSYSFFSGHAANTMAVATFLFLVLKRHFKYLGFLFLWPLIFAYSRIYLGLHYPGDILTGYFFGALFGSLLYLVYRKLKPQYFPG
- a CDS encoding phytanoyl-CoA dioxygenase family protein; translation: MNYSTEINSEGFAIIDNIYSENEIEKLISLIENVTENSNENATFRKSQDLFAIRQFHREIPETLPFIFNQNLKEIIESTFGKGYFITKSIYFDKPEKSNWFVAYHQDLTISVDKKIEVENFENWTVKQNQFAVRPPKEILENNFTIRIHIDKTTKDNGALKVINNSHSKGILRVENLSIESEKETICEVEKGGIMIMKPLLFHASNKTTNNERRRVIHIEFSKQELPDGLQWSEKTILQSN
- a CDS encoding O-methyltransferase, whose translation is MHFISQDLEDYIEQHSENEPELLAKLNKETYQKILLPRMLSGHFQGRVLSMLSKLIRPVNILEIGTYTGYAALCLCEGMQENGQLHTIDIKEELIDFQRKYFDASAWGKQIFQHLGEAVDIIPTLDVKFDLVFIDADKENYLNYWEMIVPKMNKGGIILSDNVLWSGKILEPVHPNDISTKVLLEYNSLLKNDPRVETVLLPIRDGLTVSRVL
- a CDS encoding YceI family protein yields the protein MKTIKSILLAVVITLSLQLNAQRRYSLSKSTFEVAGTSNIHDWTMRSSEGTGGANLIVTDSKLIDIKNLTITLLAESIKSSKTSMDNVAYEALDTKTYKNIKYILKSADKVNETTWLLTGTYTIAGVSKDYKTQVRVSSNDSDTFVLQGSNRMTFADFEMTAPSAALGVVKAGKELTVLFNITLTDFSKNENTLVIK
- the rlmN gene encoding 23S rRNA (adenine(2503)-C(2))-methyltransferase RlmN; translated protein: MQIEKKDIRALSKDQLRDFFVANNDKAFRGNQVYEWLWSKGAHSFDDMTNVAKATRSMLEENFVINHIKVDTMQRSSDGTVKNAVRLHDGLVVESVLIPTETRTTACVSSQVGCSLDCNFCATARLKRMRNLEPGEIYDQVIAIDKESRLYHNHPLSNIVFMGMGEPLMNYNNVIKAIDMITSPEGLGMSPKRIMVSTSGIPKMIKKMADDDVKFKLAVSLHSAIDEIRARIMPFSKNFPLAELRESLEYWYRKTKNKISYEYVVWKGINDDKASIDALVKFCKYVPCKVNLIEYNPIDDGEFQQASEESIMAYIKALENIGVVVKVRRSRGKDIDAACGQLANKEAEM